The following DNA comes from Gloeomargarita sp. SRBZ-1_bins_9.
ATCCATGCGCAGATGAATCTCCCCCAGGATTTCGTTGATGGTGCTGCGGCCATCATTGCGGTCTAAAAAATCCAGCGTCGCCGGATGGGTAATCAAATAGGCCAACCGCAAGGCCCCAATAGTCGAAGGCAACACCACATGGTCGGCCCCGGCCAAACGTAATTTGCGCTCCGTCGCCGGAAATTCCCCCCGCGCCAGGATGGTCAACTGGGGATTCAACCCCCGCGCCGTCAAGGTCACAAACACATTTAGGGCATCATCCGGCAGGACGGTGGCCAAAGCCCGTGCCCGCTGGACGCCCACCCACAGCAGGGTTTCCTCGTCTTCGGCGTTACCCAAGTAGGCCAAATAGCCGTGTTCCGTGGCCTCGCGGATGCGCTCCTCGTTATAGTCCACCACGATCAGGGGTAGTCCGGCCCCCCAGACCCGCTGCGCCAGGATTTGACCCATACGGCCATAGCCACAGATGATCACATGGTCCCGCAGTTGAGCGATTTGTTGGTTCATGCGCTGTGACTCCAAAACCTCCTGAATTTCCCCTTCGGTCACAAACTGCACCAGGGCGCCGATCATCCCCACCACCGTGGCGCTGCCGAGGATAATAATCAGCATAGTAAAAAGCCGTAATGCCGGTGTATTGACGGGCCGTACCTCCCCGTACCCCACCCCAAAAATGGTAATCACCATCATGTAGAGGGAGTCCAACAGCGACCAGCCCGCCAGCAGCCAGTAGCCCAACACCCCCACCACCAGCAGCCCCACAAACGCCAGGACGAAAAACAACAGGTTGCGCAACCCCGGCGAGACCCACCAGTGTTCCCGCACAAACCGAGGATTCACCAGAGCAGTCAGGGAGCGGCGCGGCATGGGGAGGTCAGCACCACAACGTCGGTCGCCTACGATGCTAACGAATTGCTGCTTGGTCGTTACTCCCGGACCAACCAAGCCTGAATCAGCAGATTCCCCGGGGTGGTCACGGTGCCCCGATAGACCAGGATGACCGTCTGGCCGGGAGTACTCGTCACCAGGGGGGTTGTCGGGGGTAGGTCAAACACCGCATAAAATCCCCAAGGACCGCTCAGGGTATTGATAGACCGTTCGCGATACCCCTGCTGTCCCAAGGTTTCCTGGAGAAATTGCAGGGCCTGCTCGGGCTGGAGGGAGACGTGATAGACCAAAGACTGCCGGCCCAGCGCCTGACCTAACCGCACCAAATTAACCGAGCGGCTGCCGGGTGGTCGGGGTAAGGAGCGCAGTAAGGCGGCAACCTGCCCCTGGGCCATCGCCACCCCTACGACTGCCGTCACCACGAACCACCCGTTCATGGACATCAACGTAAAGCTCGACGGTCGTAAATTTTCCAGCTCCCCTCCACCCGCTGTAGGTCAAACCAGAACACCTCCCGGTTCACCTTACGCTGGCGCAGACGGCCCTGGCGATAGAGACTGAACCCCTCATGGGGAACATATTAACCGGGCAGATAACGCGCCAGTAGGGGACGTAATTTTTCAATCGTGGCGGGCGGTACTTGGTCTAGGGGGGTCAAGATGGCATTTTTCAGCGCCCGGTGCGCCCTGGAGACGGGGGGGACCTGGGCAATGCGCCGCACCGCTTCCCGGATGACCGCCTGGGCATTGGCCACATTCTGCCGCAGGTTGGCCAGCACCATCTCCACCGACACGCTGGTGTGGTCTGGGTGCCAACAGTCGTAGTCGGTCACCAGAGCCAGGGTGGCATAGGCGATTTCCGCCTCCCGAGCCAATTTGGCCTCCGGCAGATTGGTCATGCCAATCACGGTCGCGCCCCAGCTGCGGTAGAGTTCCGATTCGGCACGGGTGGAAAAGGCTGGCCCTTCGATGCACACATAGGTGCCGCGCGGATGGACCGTGACCCCCGGCAGGTTCAGCGCCTGGATTGCCTCCACCAGCACCTGGGCCAGCGCCGGGCATACGGGATGTTCAAACGTAATGTGGGCGACGATCCCTTCCCCGAAAAAGGTGGAAACCCGGTTACGCGTCCGGTCAATGAACTGGTCCACCACCACCAGGTCCAGGGGTTTCACCGCCTCCTGCAGCGACCCCACCGCCGACACCGAGATTAGATATTCCACCCCCAGCAACTTCATGGCGTAGATGTTGGCGCGGGCGGGGAGTTCCGTCGGCAACAGGTGATGGTGTCGCCCATGGCGGGCCAGAAATGCCACCGGTACCCCGTCCAACTTCCCAATGAATAGGGCATCCGATGGGTCGCCGAAGGGCGTGGGGATATGGTGTTCTTCCACGTCGGTGAGGGCTTCCATCCGGTACAGGCCGCTGCCACCGATGACGCCGATTTGCACCCGGGGGAGCACCATCGCTTCTCCTGACCACAATTTGGTTGTACTGTAGCACGCCCGGGGGAACTCTGGGCCGCGCGAACCGTCTAAGGGGCTGGTGTTGCGCTCAAGGTTTTCCACAGATGGATATTTTCCTGTTGCCAGTCCTACTGGGGCTGGTGGTGGCTACGCCATTAGTGCGTCCGGCGGCGGTGCTCAACCCCCTCCCGTCGGCAGAACTCCATTTGACCCCTGCCCAGCAAGAGCAAATTCAGGAGATTCAAACCCTGGCGGAGGCGGATGCCGTCGCGCTCCTTACCCCCGAACAACAGGCCCACTGGACCAGGGATAGTCTCTGGCGCCCTAGTCCCCACCTGGCCTTGACCCCAGAACAAATTCGACGGCTAGCCGCCCTGCGTTTGCGCACCCTCAGCCAGATGTATCACGTGCTCACTCCGCACCAGCAGTCCCAGGCGCGGCGTTAGGCAGAGGCGGTCGCAGCGTCAGGTACAAAGCTGCCCCCACCACCGGCAGGGCCATCAGGGCCAACCACCCC
Coding sequences within:
- a CDS encoding S-methyl-5'-thioadenosine phosphorylase: MVLPRVQIGVIGGSGLYRMEALTDVEEHHIPTPFGDPSDALFIGKLDGVPVAFLARHGRHHHLLPTELPARANIYAMKLLGVEYLISVSAVGSLQEAVKPLDLVVVDQFIDRTRNRVSTFFGEGIVAHITFEHPVCPALAQVLVEAIQALNLPGVTVHPRGTYVCIEGPAFSTRAESELYRSWGATVIGMTNLPEAKLAREAEIAYATLALVTDYDCWHPDHTSVSVEMVLANLRQNVANAQAVIREAVRRIAQVPPVSRAHRALKNAILTPLDQVPPATIEKLRPLLARYLPG
- a CDS encoding potassium channel protein encodes the protein MPRRSLTALVNPRFVREHWWVSPGLRNLLFFVLAFVGLLVVGVLGYWLLAGWSLLDSLYMMVITIFGVGYGEVRPVNTPALRLFTMLIIILGSATVVGMIGALVQFVTEGEIQEVLESQRMNQQIAQLRDHVIICGYGRMGQILAQRVWGAGLPLIVVDYNEERIREATEHGYLAYLGNAEDEETLLWVGVQRARALATVLPDDALNVFVTLTARGLNPQLTILARGEFPATERKLRLAGADHVVLPSTIGALRLAYLITHPATLDFLDRNDGRSTINEILGEIHLRMDELLVPEGCVLIDQTIADVEVRGERAFIVVALRRADGTLIEDPEPETVIQAGDTLIVVGHRGDIPHLTRKFALRRQMQYRGTRHR